TGAAAGCAAGAGGACCAAGATGTGACCAGACTACAGAGGGCATTAATGTAATGACACTATTGCCAGTAGACCTATTGTCATGCGCCAAGAATTTGCCATTACCCCTTGAGTTCTATTAATACAGCCAGGATGGCATCATTCTGTTTATGTCAGGTTGTAACAAGGGGGTGAAAGATTTGCCAAGCCTCTTTGTTGACATTCGGGACTGGATAACTGGGTAATTTGGTGTAAAGGTTTAATCGACAAGGACCGTATAAAAGAAGTGAGTGGTAACTTTCAGTAGCGTTTCGCAAGTTAGGAAATCAAATTTCCTGTTACTGCATCAGCATCAGGTATTGGAAGCTCCAAAACAAAGTGTCTTTCAAATTGTTTGAAGATGCCTCGTCCTTTATTTCAAAGAAGCTGTTGCTGGGACCCTTTTCAGGAGAAGACACAAAACCTTTTCAACCAAAACACAGACCTTCCCGGTTTCCTCAGACCCGAAGAGGTTAGCTGGATCGAATCGGCAAGGAAAAGATTAGGAACTTCAACCGGGCCAGAATCTGTACCTATCTTCAGCCATTTGTGCATGGAGATTCCACCTAAATCATGTACTGGATCAGAAGGACACGTTTCTGAAACTTTGTGTGAACAAATGGGACAGCAAAACTGGAAAATATGTTTAGATGTCAGTCCATTTTCTCCAGATGAGATAAACATCAAAACCAATGAGGGATATTTGGAGATaacaggtataatgaccttcatgtatatttattccTACTAAAGaatttataatgcatatgtaaatataaccAGCCTATGGAATGACATCAAATACAGAAGATCGCATTTTCTAGAGAGACTGATGGCACGTTCTTCaatatctgttttctgtttttaggtAATCACGAAGAAAGGCAGGAAAATCACCGGCTGATCTCTAGAAgctttacaagaaaatacaagTAAGGCTTGTTCTCATACAATTCTGAAATCTTGTATATCAGCTGTGTAGAATGGTGTTACTCTGTCATTACTCATGGCTGGTATCATTTTTCTTGTGCAATTCATTAGGCTTCCAGCTGACTTAGACCTAAAACAGATCAGCTCCAAGCTGTCCCCAGATGGTGTTCTCTCAGTTGAGGCCCCATTACCTGGCTCTAATGTCAGTCTCCCTGGAGAGACTGTCATCCCTATTCACATGATGGACAAACAGTTACCTGCAAAATCAGATGAACTATGCCTAACCAGTAACAAGTAAATGTGTACAGGTTAGGCTTAGCCCATCTGATTtcatatgtacagtatgtgtatatgtgtgttgaAAGGATTGAGTGTTTTCCTAACCTTTTGTTGTTAACCtaatttacacaaataaatgctgatcaCACAGCAGTGGAGTAATGCTTCAGGTCACATCCTCTAGATGGTGCTGGTATTTCAAGCTGTAGAGCTGACACCAGATTCGCTGTGCTTTTAACTTCACTCTAACACACTGCTTGTGTGACAGATCATGATACAGTCACTTATGAAACCCAAAGCCTTCCTCCATTGGTTTCCTTCTTGGGGTGTTCAGAAGTATGGAGGCAGGTTTCTCCTTAGCTCCACACTTTTACCTTGACTATTTCTGTATGTGTTACACAGCTTTCATCACATTACTCTGGAGGGAGTCATCAAATGACATGTCTATGCATGGTAAAAAAAGCAGCAATGTGTTTTCAAATACTCAGTATTTCCATTGTTCCATCACTTTTGTATGATTTCATTATATCTGACATATAAGCTGGTACTGAGGAGTTTTTTTAGCATccttaaaatactaaaatgcttCAAATGCTGTCAAAATGTGTGCTGCTGACAGTTAATCAAGCATTTGCCTATACATCTCTCATCTGGATTTGTTGCTTATAGGGCATGAAACAGCTTCATCTGTCATTCCAGCAATTTTTCAAAGGATCAGTATGTGCTCATAACGATTTTCATTACAGGAAAACACAGTTAAGTGGAGAATACAGCTATAAAAAACCTGACAgtaaggatttatttatttcctggCTCAATTATGACTTAATGTATCAACACGTTACTTTACAGAGTCTGAGACTATTAAAATTCTTATGA
This genomic interval from Puntigrus tetrazona isolate hp1 chromosome 5, ASM1883169v1, whole genome shotgun sequence contains the following:
- the hspb15 gene encoding heat shock protein, alpha-crystallin-related, b15, which produces MPRPLFQRSCCWDPFQEKTQNLFNQNTDLPGFLRPEEVSWIESARKRLGTSTGPESVPIFSHLCMEIPPKSCTGSEGHVSETLCEQMGQQNWKICLDVSPFSPDEINIKTNEGYLEITGNHEERQENHRLISRSFTRKYKLPADLDLKQISSKLSPDGVLSVEAPLPGSNVSLPGETVIPIHMMDKQLPAKSDELCLTSNK